DNA sequence from the Rosettibacter firmus genome:
AAATTTGTATTCAAAGTATTTAAAAGGGAAAAAAATATTTTTAGATCCTGGACACGGTGGCGAAGATAGAAAAAATAGAAGCAAGAATGGTGAAATAATTGAAGCAGATGTAAATTTAAAAGTGGCATTATATTTAAGAGAATATCTTGAAAAAGCTGGTGTAACAGTATTTATGTCTCGAGAAGAAGATAAAACTGTACCACTCTTACTAAGATCTGAATTAGCAAATAATTCTAATGCAGATTTATTTATAAGTATTCATCATAATGCACCTGCGAAATGGGAAGATGATTATACAAATTATACTTCTACTTATTATCACGCTAAAGAAGATGATTATGAATATGAACCATCTGAAAGAGATATTGCTCGATATATTCAACGAGATCTTTCTTATGTGATGGGTAATCCTGGTGGATTGGGTTCTTTTGATGGAACTTATTCTGATTACGACATTTATCCTGGAGAAGGATTTTCTGTTTTAAGAAGAACAAAAATTCCTGCTGTACTTGTTGAATGTGCATTTCATACAAGTAGACTCGAAATACTTAGATTGAATGATGAAACATTTAATCAGATTCAAGCCTGGGGTATTTTTTGTGGTATTGCTAAATATTATAGAGCAGGAATTCCTGTAATAGAAATAATAAATGATAGTTTGAAATATGAGAATAATTATTTAAAGATATGTTTTCAGTTGAAAGATTCTTACGGTATAAATCAAAAAGCTATAAAAGTATATTTTGATAAGAATGAAATAAGTTATTCATTTGATAAGCAAACAAATATTGTTTCTACTAAAATAGAAATTTCAGATGATGGAGAGCATCTTATTAGAGTTATATGTGCCAATAAAAATGGAAACCATTCATTGCCTTATCATAAAAAGATTGTAATAAACAAAAATGAAATAAAAATTTTTGATGCAGAATAATTATGAACTTATAAACTTAATAGGAGTTTAATATGAAAATTTATTCAAAGAATGATCTTAATAATTACTTTTTATCCTTAACCTATGATGATATCAGCTTGATACCAACACAAATTTCTAATGTAAAGACCAGAGCAAGCATAAATACAAAATCAAGATTTCTTGATTTAGAATTATCATTACCTATTATTTCAAGTCCAATGGATACAGTAACAGGTATTGAAATGGCAAAGGAATTATCAAATCTGGGTTGTCTTGGTATAGTAAATCGATTTGATTCATCATTAAACGAAATATTTAATAACAATAATGTTATAAATGGAATAAAAGCTGTTTCAATAAATTTAAATGCTGATGATAGATTAATTGAAAAGATTGCAGAAAATAATTTGATTATTTGTATTGATACAGCAAATGCAAGTAATGCATTTGTGCTTAAAAAGTGTGAAGAAATTAAGAAAAAATATAATGTGAAAGTAATTGTAGGGAATATTGCTTCTGGTTCTACATTAAAAGATATATCAAATGCAGGAGCTGATGCAGTTCGTATTGGAATTGGTGGTGGTAGTGTTTGTACAACATCAATTCAAACTGGAATTGGAATAGGTCAGATTTCTTCTATACTCGATGTTTATTTTACAAGAGAAGAACAAAAAATAAAAATTGAATTAATTGCAGATGGTGGTATAAAAAGTCCTGGTGATATTACAAAAGCATTGGCTTGTGGTGCAGATGCTGTTATGCTTGGTAGAATGCTTGCAGGCACAAAAGAAACACCTGGTGAAATAATTAAATACAATGATCAATTATGGAAAAAATATAGAGGTTCGGCATCTTTTGGTGTAAAGATGAAAAATGAATTTATAGAAGGAGAAGAAACATTAATTCCATACAAGGGTTCTGTAAGAAATGTAATTAATGCAATATCCGATGGTTTAAGAAGTGCAATGAGTTATTTGAATTGTAACAGCATTGATGAACTTAAGAAAATCGATTCTTTTGCAGTACTCAGTACAAGTTCGTACATTGAAAGATTGCCAAGAAAGTAGTTTTCTATAAATTATATTCCTTTTTTGAATTTATAATTTAATCTAAGTGAATTAGTAACAACAGATACAGAACTTAAAGACATTGCTAAAGCTGCAAACATTGGATTTAATGCTCCGATAGCAGCTAAAGGTATTAAAACTATATTGTAAATAAATGCCCAGAATAAATTTTGTTTTATAGTTTTTATTGTTAATCTCGAAAGTTTTATAAGTTTTACAATGTTAATTAAATTGCCTTTTAATAAAGTAATATCTGCTGTTTCGATGGCGATATCTGTGCCTGTTCCAATTGCAATTCCAACATCAGCTTGAGCTAATGCTGGTGCATCATTAATTCCATCACCAATCATTGCAACAATATTTTTATTTGATTGATATTGCTTAACAATCTCAGCTTTTTCATTAGGTAAAATTCTTCCTTTATATTCTTTTATACCAGCTTTTTTTGCTATTATTTCAGCTGTTTTTTCGCTGTCTCCAGTTATCATTACTGTACGTATATTCATTTCATTTAATTTAGAAATTGCTTCAATTGAACTACTTTTTAAATTATCTTCAATAACTATAAATCCAGTTAATTTTCTGTCAATAGCAATGCATACTACTGTTTTACCATCTTCGTGAAGTTTTTCATATTCATTTAATAAATGATCTATTTCAACAGAATGTTCTTTCATTAGATTTAAGTTTCCAATTAAAATTGATTTATTATTTACTACACCAGAAACTCCAAAACCAGAATGATTTGAAAAACTATCAGGAGAATTAAAATTAATATTAAGCGTTTTTGCTTTTTCTACAATTGATTTTGCTAAGGGATGTTCAGATTTAGATTCAAGCGATGCAGCGTACGAAAGCAATTCATTCTGGTTTATATCATAAGAATAAATTCCAGTAACAACAGGTTTTCCTTCGGTAAGAGTGCCAGTTTTATCGAAGATTACCGTAGATATTTTATGTGCTAATTCTATTGCTTCGCTATTCTTAAATAAAATTCCATTTGTAGCTCCTAAACCAGTTCCAACAATTATAGCTGTCGGTGTAGCTAAACCAAGTGCACATGGACAGGCAATAATTAACACTGTAACAAAATTTATCAATGCAGTAATAAAGGAAGAATTAGTGGGTATAACCAACCAGCCCAAAAAAGTAATAAGTGCTATTAAAATTACTACAGGTACAAAAATACTTGCAATTCTATCTGCTAATTTTTGAATTTGTGGTTTTGTTGATTGAGCATTTTGTACAAAATTTATTATTTGACCTAATATGGATTTATCACCTATTTGTGTAACTTTGAAATTAAATGTACCATTAATGTTTATTGTTCCACCAATTACCTTAGAATTTATTTCTTTATCTACAGGGATACTTTCACCAGTAATCATTGATTCATCTACTGTAGAAAAGCCCCAGGTAACAATTCCATCAGCAGGAATTTTTTCTCCTGGTCGTATTACAACAATATCACCAATTTGTAATTCTGATGTTGGTATTTGTATCTGTTCATTGTTTTTAATTACAGTAGTATATCTGGGTTTAAGCTCGATTAATTTTTTTATAGCTTCATTAGTTTTTCTTTTTGATTTATGCTCTAATAGTTTTCCCATTAATATCAGGGTTATGATTACTGCTGTGGTATCAAAATAAACATGATTTTGATTTGTACTTGCTAAAATTTCAGGGAAAAGAGTTATAGCTGCACTATAGATGTATGCACTTCCAGTTCCAATTGCAACTAAAGAATTCATATCTGCAGTAAAATGCTTTAGGTTTTTCCAGAATATGCTGAAAAATCTTTTTCCCGAAATGAATAAAATTGGGGTTGTTAGTATTAATAATATCTTTTTTGTTTGTTCATAATTTAATGGGAAATACTCATTAAAAAATTGGGAATCTATTAGCATGTTTATAATAAAAATAGGAATGGTAAGAAGTAGAGCAAAAGTAAATTCTTTTTTTAAAGTAATGTAATACTCATCTTTTTCATCAATTTTGATTTCTGACTTTTCTTTATTTTCTTCTTCATACTTAAGTATGTAGCCATATTCTTTTAAGGCATCAGAAATTAAAGATAAATTTAAAGCCTGATTTTCTGTTTCGAGTCTAACACGTTCGGTTGCAAGATTAACACTAACATTTTTAATATCATCGAATTGACTGATAATTTTTTCTACTCGTGTAACGCAACTTGCACACGTCATTCCTTCAATTTTTAAATCATAAGTTTTCACTGTTACTCCTTATGTACTTTATAACCTGCTTCTTCAATTGCTTTTTCTATTTCTTCGAATTTTATTTTTGATTCGTCGAAAGTAATAGTTGCAGTACCAATTTCAACTTTATGTTTTTCTATACCTATTTTTGTCAAAGCTTTTTCAATTGCCATTATGCAATGTTTACAACTCATACCATCAATTTTTATTTCTGTGGTTGTCATAGATTCTCCTATTTTTGTTGATGAAATATATATTAGCCTGATGAATTTTATTTATATATAATTTTGAAAATATTACAAAATTTTTGGATTTATAAGGATATAACCTTATCTATAGGTTTTCTTAAATTTAGAAGATTTTTTTTGAATTCGCTTGCAGAAAATCCCGTTACTTTTTTGAATTGGCTTGAAAGATGTTGAACACTTTTATAACCTAATTTGTAAGCAATTTCGCTTAGTGTTAGCTCATCATATTTTAATAATTCTTTTGCTCTTTCAATTTTTTGTAATATTATAAATTGCTCTATTGTGATACTCTCTAAAGAAGAAAAAATATAGCTTAAATAATTATAGTCCATACCTATTTTTTCTTCGATCAAACTTGAGAAATTTTTGTTTGATGTTAATAATTCATCATTCTGATAAATTATTGATATCACAGTGTTTTTAATTTTTTCAACAATTTTTGCTTTTCTATTTTCTAAAATTTCAAAGCCGTTTGCTTCGAGTGCTTTTTTAATTTCATTAAGCTTTTTCTGATCAATTGGCTTTGTTAATTCTACTTCGCCAAGTGTTATATTTTTAATTTCAATTCCTGCTTTTTCTAATTCTTCTTTTACAACTTTAATACATCTGTTGCAAACCATATTTTTTATATAAAGAATATTTGTTTTGTTCTTTGATTCCATAATATATTACAAAAATTAATTTCTTATTTTGAAATAGAATTAATAAGTCTAATAATATTACTGCGTAAGTAAATTTAAACATTTTAATTTACGTTTGCTTATAAACAAAACAATATTGCAATGAATTCATTTTAGATTGGATGGTAGATAGAATAATAGTAGAATGGTAAGGATAGACGTATTAATTATTTACATAATAAAATTGATTTAATGTTAATGAGAAACAGGCAAAACTTTAATACTTACTAATCTATTATTGTTTGATTCGTCGTAATAGTTGAGTAAATTGTATTTGTGAATATCTGTACTGGTTTTTAATTCTGTTCTATTATTGTTTTGATTAAAATTATTTTTCTTAAATTGAGGATGGTTGTTCATTATCTGAATTCTTGGTTTAGAAGCTTTAGTTTTATAATATGTAGTATTATTGTTAACTTTTTTATTAAATGATTGATTTGAATGATTTTGCTGATAGTTTTCTGAATAATTTGCAACTACTGGAATGGGTTCTGGTTTATAATGTACAATTACTTTCTCGGTATTATGATTAATAATTCTTTGTGGCATATATAGATTGTTGAGTTTTTTCTTCTCTTCTTCTATTACAGGATTTTTTTCAGCTTTAATTTTGTATGAAATATATGATATAATAATTACTATCATCATTATGCTGAAAAATAATATTAAACTTGTATATATAATTGGTAGTAGTGTCATTTTTTTAACCTTTATAATTTTTTACTTTATAGGACAAAACCTGTACCAATTAAAATGTTTGTTTTTATAAGTATTTAAGAGCATTCAAGTGTAGTACTTATCTAATAATTAGAAAGTGTTTTATAGTGAAACATTTATGGTAAACTTATAATCCAGTCTAAAATTGGATATAATTTTAAGATTTGATATTTTTTCAACTGTAATTTACATTTTAATTGAGGATATATTATGACAAAAGCAGATATTGTTGATCGAGTAGCTCTGGGAACAGGACTTACAAAGTTAGAGACTGAAGCTATTATCGAAGGATTTTTAAATACTGTGATTGAATATCTCAAAGAAGGGAAAGGAATAGAAATTAGAGGATTTGGAAGTTTTAAGGTGAAAAAGAAAAAAGCAAGATATGCAAGAAATCCCAGAACAGGCGAAACAGTTTTCGTAGAGGAACATTATGTTCCAGTCTTTAAATTTTCAAAAGATTTCAAAAATGCTGTTAATAATGGGATGAAAGAAAAAAATTTACAAAATAATACGTGATAGGTATGAGTAAACTAATAGAATGTACTGGTTGTGGAGAATTACTTGAACCGAATTTTAATTTCTGTCCATATTGTGGTACAAAAATTAAAAAAGAAAACACCAGAGTTAGTTCTTCAAGCAAAAAAGAATTTAAAAGCAACAAACAGGTAAAAGAATTTTCAGGCACAAAACTATTTACTGTGGTTGCTGTGCTATTAATATTCGGTTTAGTATTAATTTTTTCTTCTGGTATATTTGATAAACCAAAAGTAAGTGTTAATCCAAATACTTTACCAAATGATGAAATACATAGAGGAATTAATTTAGAAAATATTCAACAAATAAATAGTTTAGAAGAAGAATTAAAAGCAAATCCATCTGATAAATCAAAGTTATTGACATTAGCTCATTTGTTGAATGATTCGGGTTTCAAAGAAAAAGCGATAGAAAGATATAAAGAATATCTTAAGATTGATCCTAAAAGTCCTGATGTGTTAGTTGATATGGGAGTATGTTATTATGATTTGGGTAATTATGAAGAAGCATTAAAATATATGAAAGATGCTTTGAAATACGAACCAAAACATCAGATAGCTCATTTAAACATTGGAGTTGTTTTAATGGCTACTGGTAAAAAAAATGATGCAAAAGAATGGTGGAAAAAAGCTTTTGAAATAAATCCGAATAATGAGATTGGAAAAAGAGCACAAGAATTAATTAATTCACATTAAAAAGGAGAGAAATATGCCTTGCGGTAGAAAAAGAAAACGCCATAAAATGGCAACACACAAGCGTAAAAAACGCTTACGTAAGAACAGACATAAAAAGAAATTAAGATAATCTAAAGCCATCTTAGCTCAGCTGGTAGAGCAGCGCATTCGTAATGCGCGGGTCGGGGGTTCGAGTCCCCCAGATGGCTCAATATTTTTCCAACCTATTAATTCCCACATATTTTATTATCATCTAAAAATTATCTCCATTAAATATTAATTGTGTTTTTTTATTGTACATCTTCAGCTTATGATTTTAATAACATTGACGAAAGTTTTTTAAAAAAATTCTTGACAATCCGTAATAAAAACAGTTATTTTGCAGTCAAGTGGGAAAAAATGTTTAATTGTGGGGAAATGTAGAGGTAATATTTATGTTCATGGGAAGTTTTAGATATTCAATTGATTCAAAAGGTAGAATTAGTATTCCTTTTAGGTTTCGTAAATATATTAATCCAGAAGCTGATGGTACTTTTATAATGACAAGAGGATTATATCAAAATATAGATGTATATCCACTTGATTACTGGAAATCGGAAGTAATGGTTAGAATAGATCAACTTGATGATTACATACCAGAAGAAGCAACATTTAAGAGAATGTTATTCGAACTTTCGGCTGAAGATAAATTAGATTCTCAATCTCGCTTATTAATCCCGAAGAATCTTCTTGAATTTGCTGGTATAGAAAAGGAAGTTTTTATTTTAGGTCAGAATAAAAAATTTGAAATCTGGAATCCTGATATTTACGAAGAATTTAAAAAAGGAATTAATGTTCCATATGCTGAAATTTCAAAAAATATTATGCAACAAAAAAAGAAATGAATTATCATATTCCTGTTCTCCTGAAGGAGAGCATAGATTTACTGGTAACAAAAAAAGAAGGAATTTATTTTGAAGGCACAGCAGGTTTTGGTGGACATACAGAGGGAATTCTTAATAGTCTTAACAAAGAAGGAAAATTAATTGCTACAGATAAAGATGAGAATGCATTTAAGTATTGTAAGGAACGATTTCAGAACGATAAAAGATTTTCTATTTATAATACGACTTTTTTGAATATAGATATTATTTCAAAAATCGAGTTCATTGAAAAATTTGATGGCATCTTTTTAGATCTGGGGGTATCTTCTTATCAGCTCGATAGTCCCGATGCAGGTTTTACTTTTAGAGAAGATGCGCCCCTTGATCTTAGGATGAACAAAAATGAAAAAATAACTGCAGCAGATATATTAAATAATTTTTCTGAAGAAGAAATAGCAGATATTTTATTTAATTATGGTGAAGAAAGAAGAGCTAAATATATAGCTAAAAAAATTGTTGAAGAAAGAAGTAAGAAAAAATTCGAAACATCATTTCAACTCAGAAACATAATCGAAAAGATTGTACCACCTAATTATTTATCAAAAACTTTATCAAGAGTTTTTCAGGCATTGAGAATTTATGTAAATAATGAACTGGAAGAATTAAAAGCATTCCTTGATAAAGCAGTTAGTCTTTTAAATAAGAATGGTAGGATTGTGGTTATTTCTTATCATTCACTGGAAGATAGAATTGTTAAAGAAAAATTCAAATACGAAACACTGAAATGCGTTTGTCCAAGTGGAACTCCAATTTGTATATGTGGAAAAATACAGAGATTGAAATTGATTAATAATAAACCAATTGTTCCATCTGAAGAAGAGATAAGTAAAAATAAAAGAGCAAGAAGTGCAAAACTAAGAGCAGCAGAAAGAATTTAATTAATATGAAAGTAAGTTCACTAAAAAATTTTATTGTTATTGTTTTTATTATAGCTTGTTTTCTTTTTATCCACGTAGCAACAGTATCCGAAATTAGAAAATTGAAAAGAGAGAAAATAAATAAAATAGAACAGTTAAATGAAAGACAAAGTAGAATTGAACTAAAAATGGTTGAACAACAAAAGTTAATCTCAGAAGAAAGAATAGTAAAAATTGCTAAAGATTCACTGGGTATGATTCTACCATCAGATAATTTAGAAACAATAAAAATATCGAAAGAACAAATAAAAAGAATTGAGAAATTAGTAAAAGAAAAATATGATTAATTATCGAGCACTGATAATACTTGGATTTTCTTTTTTATTCTTTATTGCTTTATTGATAAGATTATATTCAATTCAAATAATTAATAATGAGTATTATTTATTGAAAGCTCAAGCTCAACAGATTAAGCCACGAATAGTAAAAGCAGAAAGAGGAATGATAAAAGATAGAAATGGAGAAATTCTTTGTTTTACACGCGATTTTTTTTCTTTTTATGTGGATACAAGA
Encoded proteins:
- a CDS encoding AraC family transcriptional regulator produces the protein MESKNKTNILYIKNMVCNRCIKVVKEELEKAGIEIKNITLGEVELTKPIDQKKLNEIKKALEANGFEILENRKAKIVEKIKNTVISIIYQNDELLTSNKNFSSLIEEKIGMDYNYLSYIFSSLESITIEQFIILQKIERAKELLKYDELTLSEIAYKLGYKSVQHLSSQFKKVTGFSASEFKKNLLNLRKPIDKVISL
- a CDS encoding heavy metal translocating P-type ATPase translates to MKTYDLKIEGMTCASCVTRVEKIISQFDDIKNVSVNLATERVRLETENQALNLSLISDALKEYGYILKYEEENKEKSEIKIDEKDEYYITLKKEFTFALLLTIPIFIINMLIDSQFFNEYFPLNYEQTKKILLILTTPILFISGKRFFSIFWKNLKHFTADMNSLVAIGTGSAYIYSAAITLFPEILASTNQNHVYFDTTAVIITLILMGKLLEHKSKRKTNEAIKKLIELKPRYTTVIKNNEQIQIPTSELQIGDIVVIRPGEKIPADGIVTWGFSTVDESMITGESIPVDKEINSKVIGGTININGTFNFKVTQIGDKSILGQIINFVQNAQSTKPQIQKLADRIASIFVPVVILIALITFLGWLVIPTNSSFITALINFVTVLIIACPCALGLATPTAIIVGTGLGATNGILFKNSEAIELAHKISTVIFDKTGTLTEGKPVVTGIYSYDINQNELLSYAASLESKSEHPLAKSIVEKAKTLNINFNSPDSFSNHSGFGVSGVVNNKSILIGNLNLMKEHSVEIDHLLNEYEKLHEDGKTVVCIAIDRKLTGFIVIEDNLKSSSIEAISKLNEMNIRTVMITGDSEKTAEIIAKKAGIKEYKGRILPNEKAEIVKQYQSNKNIVAMIGDGINDAPALAQADVGIAIGTGTDIAIETADITLLKGNLINIVKLIKLSRLTIKTIKQNLFWAFIYNIVLIPLAAIGALNPMFAALAMSLSSVSVVTNSLRLNYKFKKGI
- a CDS encoding heavy-metal-associated domain-containing protein yields the protein MTTTEIKIDGMSCKHCIMAIEKALTKIGIEKHKVEIGTATITFDESKIKFEEIEKAIEEAGYKVHKE
- a CDS encoding guanosine monophosphate reductase; translation: MKIYSKNDLNNYFLSLTYDDISLIPTQISNVKTRASINTKSRFLDLELSLPIISSPMDTVTGIEMAKELSNLGCLGIVNRFDSSLNEIFNNNNVINGIKAVSINLNADDRLIEKIAENNLIICIDTANASNAFVLKKCEEIKKKYNVKVIVGNIASGSTLKDISNAGADAVRIGIGGGSVCTTSIQTGIGIGQISSILDVYFTREEQKIKIELIADGGIKSPGDITKALACGADAVMLGRMLAGTKETPGEIIKYNDQLWKKYRGSASFGVKMKNEFIEGEETLIPYKGSVRNVINAISDGLRSAMSYLNCNSIDELKKIDSFAVLSTSSYIERLPRK
- a CDS encoding tetratricopeptide repeat protein, which produces MSKLIECTGCGELLEPNFNFCPYCGTKIKKENTRVSSSSKKEFKSNKQVKEFSGTKLFTVVAVLLIFGLVLIFSSGIFDKPKVSVNPNTLPNDEIHRGINLENIQQINSLEEELKANPSDKSKLLTLAHLLNDSGFKEKAIERYKEYLKIDPKSPDVLVDMGVCYYDLGNYEEALKYMKDALKYEPKHQIAHLNIGVVLMATGKKNDAKEWWKKAFEINPNNEIGKRAQELINSH
- a CDS encoding N-acetylmuramoyl-L-alanine amidase family protein, whose translation is MRKTNSSELLIIHLITFVITVFVISSCTICNFPLYEYPPNWKDISKRDSVINLYSKYLKGKKIFLDPGHGGEDRKNRSKNGEIIEADVNLKVALYLREYLEKAGVTVFMSREEDKTVPLLLRSELANNSNADLFISIHHNAPAKWEDDYTNYTSTYYHAKEDDYEYEPSERDIARYIQRDLSYVMGNPGGLGSFDGTYSDYDIYPGEGFSVLRRTKIPAVLVECAFHTSRLEILRLNDETFNQIQAWGIFCGIAKYYRAGIPVIEIINDSLKYENNYLKICFQLKDSYGINQKAIKVYFDKNEISYSFDKQTNIVSTKIEISDDGEHLIRVICANKNGNHSLPYHKKIVINKNEIKIFDAE
- the rsmH gene encoding 16S rRNA (cytosine(1402)-N(4))-methyltransferase RsmH, whose protein sequence is MNYHIPVLLKESIDLLVTKKEGIYFEGTAGFGGHTEGILNSLNKEGKLIATDKDENAFKYCKERFQNDKRFSIYNTTFLNIDIISKIEFIEKFDGIFLDLGVSSYQLDSPDAGFTFREDAPLDLRMNKNEKITAADILNNFSEEEIADILFNYGEERRAKYIAKKIVEERSKKKFETSFQLRNIIEKIVPPNYLSKTLSRVFQALRIYVNNELEELKAFLDKAVSLLNKNGRIVVISYHSLEDRIVKEKFKYETLKCVCPSGTPICICGKIQRLKLINNKPIVPSEEEISKNKRARSAKLRAAERI
- a CDS encoding HU family DNA-binding protein; protein product: MTKADIVDRVALGTGLTKLETEAIIEGFLNTVIEYLKEGKGIEIRGFGSFKVKKKKARYARNPRTGETVFVEEHYVPVFKFSKDFKNAVNNGMKEKNLQNNT
- a CDS encoding division/cell wall cluster transcriptional repressor MraZ, whose product is MGSFRYSIDSKGRISIPFRFRKYINPEADGTFIMTRGLYQNIDVYPLDYWKSEVMVRIDQLDDYIPEEATFKRMLFELSAEDKLDSQSRLLIPKNLLEFAGIEKEVFILGQNKKFEIWNPDIYEEFKKGINVPYAEISKNIMQQKKK